In Chryseobacterium oranimense, a single window of DNA contains:
- the ccoS gene encoding cbb3-type cytochrome oxidase assembly protein CcoS, protein MDILYLMILCSVSLAAIFLVVFIVYARKGQFEDDESPAVRILFDNGEIKEKEESGDKDKDDKKIGENNKIEEKSE, encoded by the coding sequence ATGGATATTCTATATTTAATGATCCTCTGCAGTGTTTCTTTAGCTGCGATTTTCTTGGTCGTATTTATAGTGTATGCCCGAAAAGGACAGTTTGAAGATGATGAATCTCCGGCTGTCAGAATCCTTTTTGATAATGGAGAAATCAAGGAAAAGGAGGAAAGCGGCGACAAAGATAAAGACGATAAAAAGATAGGAGAGAATAATAAAATTGAAGAAAAAAGTGAATAG
- a CDS encoding cbb3-type cytochrome c oxidase subunit 3 codes for MIPQNFKDILSNTENAGFYQTLALIFFMLFFVALVAYVFTRPKKYYKEEEEAPLGDDEDDDFNLKN; via the coding sequence ATGATTCCTCAGAACTTTAAAGATATATTATCCAATACAGAAAACGCTGGTTTCTACCAGACGCTGGCTCTGATTTTCTTTATGCTGTTCTTCGTAGCTCTTGTAGCGTATGTTTTTACCAGACCTAAAAAATATTACAAAGAGGAAGAAGAAGCTCCGCTTGGGGATGATGAGGATGACGATTTTAATTTAAAAAATTAA
- a CDS encoding heavy metal translocating P-type ATPase metal-binding domain-containing protein — MSENCFHCGQGIEKERILFDEKTFCCNGCKSVYEILNINNLTNFYELNKRAGIRPSDENSSQFDYLDTPEIFEKITDFSEGNTSLVTFKIPVIHCSSCIWLLESLHTLNEHIKYSQVNFTRKTLQISFNHNDLKLSELANFLTNLGYKPVISLETADKNVDHLDKSLLIKFAIAGFAFGNGMFLAFPEYVGGEDYWMEHYKGLFRTLMFLLACPVVFYSASDYYKSAWYGLKNKIVNIDVPIVLGIFVLFGRSIYEVVTNYGPGYFDTLCGLLFFMLMGKIFQKRTYSALSYDRDYKSFYPIAVTKVDFEGKQDNILLSEIKVGDRILVRNQEIIPVDAILINGEGNIDNSFITGESESISKQPGDKIFAGGKQIGSSLELEVIKDVDQSYLTQLWNKEAFKKHETGLDTLTNNVSKYFTFIILGIALVSGIYWSFIDLKIMFQVISAILIIACPCALALSAPFTFGHIMRILGRNKFYVKDTLTIEKIAKLDTIVFDKTGTITHRKKSNIRYEGSEINEFDELNIKTLLKNSNHPLSKSLYEFIEVTDNYFPVEHFREISGKGYEASIRGNIYKIGSARYNDQEPKNLETAVYISKNGEFLGKFIFKNEYRPKLKELFTKLTSYKIFILSGDNSSEENQLKELIPNYKGMAFNQSPEDKLNYIKSLQDQNMKVAMLGDGLNDAGALKQSNVGIAIADDTNSFTPSSDVIMNGDKVVTLDNYLNVCKGSITIVKMTFIISFLYNIVGLSYAVTGHMHPLFAAIIMPISSITVVTFTTLSTWILGRKYFKKQA, encoded by the coding sequence GTGAGCGAGAACTGTTTTCATTGTGGTCAAGGTATAGAAAAGGAGCGGATTTTATTCGATGAAAAGACTTTCTGTTGCAACGGCTGCAAGTCTGTTTACGAAATTCTGAATATCAATAATTTAACTAATTTCTACGAACTTAATAAAAGGGCAGGAATTCGTCCAAGCGATGAAAATTCTTCCCAGTTCGACTATCTCGACACTCCGGAAATCTTTGAAAAGATTACTGATTTCTCGGAAGGGAACACCAGCCTTGTCACTTTCAAAATACCTGTAATACACTGTTCCTCATGCATCTGGCTTTTGGAAAGCCTGCATACCCTGAACGAGCATATCAAATATTCGCAGGTGAATTTTACTAGAAAAACCCTGCAGATTTCATTCAACCATAATGATCTGAAATTAAGCGAACTAGCTAATTTCTTAACCAATCTTGGCTACAAACCTGTTATCAGCCTTGAAACAGCCGATAAAAATGTAGATCATCTTGACAAATCACTTCTCATCAAATTTGCCATTGCCGGATTTGCATTCGGAAACGGAATGTTCCTTGCTTTTCCTGAGTATGTAGGTGGTGAAGATTACTGGATGGAGCATTATAAGGGTCTTTTCAGAACACTGATGTTTCTTCTTGCATGTCCTGTAGTGTTTTATTCTGCTTCAGATTATTATAAATCAGCATGGTACGGATTAAAGAATAAGATCGTTAATATTGACGTTCCTATTGTTCTGGGAATTTTTGTTCTTTTCGGACGAAGCATTTATGAAGTGGTTACAAATTATGGCCCGGGATATTTCGATACGCTGTGCGGCCTTCTTTTCTTCATGCTGATGGGAAAGATTTTCCAGAAAAGAACCTACAGCGCATTGTCTTACGACAGAGATTATAAATCTTTCTACCCTATTGCAGTTACCAAAGTAGATTTTGAAGGAAAACAGGACAATATTCTTCTTTCTGAAATCAAAGTTGGAGACAGGATTTTAGTGAGAAACCAGGAAATCATTCCGGTGGATGCTATTTTGATCAATGGAGAAGGAAATATTGACAACAGCTTTATTACAGGAGAAAGTGAAAGTATAAGCAAACAGCCCGGCGACAAAATATTCGCAGGAGGAAAGCAAATTGGTTCTTCACTGGAACTGGAAGTCATCAAAGATGTTGACCAGAGTTACCTTACCCAGCTTTGGAATAAGGAAGCTTTTAAGAAACATGAAACAGGCCTTGACACGTTAACTAATAATGTCAGCAAATATTTCACATTCATTATTTTAGGCATTGCATTGGTTTCGGGAATTTACTGGTCTTTTATTGATCTGAAAATCATGTTCCAGGTGATTTCAGCTATTCTTATCATTGCCTGTCCTTGTGCATTGGCTTTATCTGCACCGTTTACGTTCGGGCACATTATGAGAATCCTGGGCCGCAATAAGTTTTATGTAAAAGATACTTTAACGATCGAGAAGATTGCAAAACTGGACACGATTGTTTTTGACAAAACAGGAACCATTACGCACAGAAAAAAATCGAATATCAGGTACGAAGGTTCTGAGATTAATGAATTTGATGAGCTGAATATCAAAACATTATTAAAAAACTCCAACCACCCACTTTCCAAATCTCTTTATGAATTCATAGAGGTTACTGACAATTATTTCCCTGTTGAACATTTCCGGGAAATTTCCGGAAAAGGATATGAGGCAAGCATAAGAGGAAATATTTACAAGATCGGTTCCGCCCGTTACAATGATCAGGAGCCCAAAAACCTTGAAACAGCGGTTTACATCAGTAAGAATGGTGAATTTCTGGGTAAATTTATTTTTAAGAATGAATACCGCCCGAAATTAAAGGAACTGTTTACAAAGCTTACCAGCTACAAAATATTCATCCTGAGCGGGGACAATTCTTCTGAAGAGAACCAGCTTAAGGAGCTTATCCCGAACTACAAAGGAATGGCGTTTAACCAAAGCCCGGAAGACAAGCTTAATTACATCAAAAGCCTTCAGGATCAGAACATGAAAGTCGCTATGCTTGGTGACGGACTGAATGATGCGGGAGCGTTGAAACAAAGTAATGTGGGAATTGCTATCGCAGATGACACCAACAGCTTTACGCCTTCTTCCGATGTGATCATGAATGGAGATAAAGTGGTTACCCTGGACAATTACCTGAACGTATGTAAAGGCTCGATCACTATTGTAAAAATGACATTCATAATCAGTTTTCTATACAATATCGTCGGTTTAAGTTACGCAGTTACAGGCCATATGCATCCGCTCTTTGCAGCAATCATCATGCCAATCAGTTCTATAACGGTAGTGACATTCACTACACTTTCCACCTGGATTCTGGGTCGCAAATATTTCAAAAAACAGGCGTAA
- a CDS encoding cbb3-type cytochrome c oxidase N-terminal domain-containing protein: MKQRTPVVVNILIITGLLIVFYYLFVQSYSFLASPYFWGTVVISAILAYIHSAIGDLIENNKFKKLSPEEKAAYLAEKKVPFLRRMYDSAFKKQSATEEKDILIDHGFDGIMELDNQLPKWWVGLFYFGTAFCIVYIAAYSFTDFAHPLSEYEKEYKEQMASIAEYEASQPPVTIETAKYSADNIAEGKELFKTNCASCHKEDGSGGIGPNLTDNYWINQPEKTLFKNVFHMDWNGSPTNPAMRPFGKNGEVSGAEIEKIAAYVYHINQEQPPVTPAQGGAAPQGTEAHWEKE; the protein is encoded by the coding sequence ATGAAACAAAGAACACCTGTTGTTGTAAACATCTTAATAATAACCGGACTTTTAATAGTTTTTTATTATTTGTTTGTACAGAGTTACTCGTTCCTAGCTTCGCCTTATTTCTGGGGAACTGTGGTGATCAGTGCTATTCTGGCCTACATCCACAGCGCCATCGGAGATTTGATTGAAAACAATAAGTTCAAAAAACTATCTCCGGAAGAAAAAGCAGCTTACCTGGCAGAAAAGAAAGTTCCTTTCCTAAGAAGAATGTATGACAGTGCATTCAAGAAACAGTCTGCTACAGAAGAAAAAGATATCCTTATCGATCATGGTTTTGATGGGATTATGGAATTGGATAACCAATTACCGAAATGGTGGGTAGGTTTATTCTATTTTGGGACTGCTTTTTGTATTGTATATATTGCAGCTTACTCTTTCACAGATTTCGCCCATCCATTGAGCGAATATGAAAAAGAATATAAAGAACAGATGGCCAGTATTGCAGAATATGAAGCAAGCCAGCCTCCTGTAACTATAGAAACAGCAAAATACTCTGCTGACAACATCGCAGAAGGAAAAGAATTATTCAAAACCAACTGTGCATCTTGTCACAAAGAAGACGGAAGCGGTGGTATTGGTCCGAACCTTACGGATAACTACTGGATCAACCAGCCTGAGAAAACTTTATTCAAAAACGTTTTCCATATGGACTGGAACGGTTCTCCTACTAACCCTGCGATGAGACCGTTCGGTAAAAACGGAGAGGTTTCAGGGGCAGAGATTGAAAAGATTGCAGCGTATGTATATCACATCAATCAGGAACAACCGCCAGTGACTCCGGCTCAGGGAGGAGCAGCTCCTCAGGGAACCGAAGCACATTGGGAAAAAGAATAA
- the ccoN gene encoding cytochrome-c oxidase, cbb3-type subunit I, which yields METQKFSYDNSIVRAFLYATLVFGLIGFTFGLTAALMLFYPELPEFLFGTDDTTIKSLASGNIQGLINTHGAFGFGRIRMLHTNTVIWAFVCNIVYTGIYYSLQRLLKTRMYSDTLSWLHFWTWQFMIVATFVTFFMGINTSKEYAEHEWPIDILIAFSWIIFGINMFMTIAKRRVRHLYVAIWFYIGTWIAVAMLHIFNNLEVPLSFAGWKSYSAYAGVKDAIVQWWYGHNAVAFVLTTPVLGLMYYFLPKAADRPVFSYKLSIIHFWSLIFVYIWAGPHHLQYTALPAWAQAVGTGFSIMLIAPSWGGMLNGLLTLRGAWDKVRENPILKFFVVAVTCYGMATFEGPLLATKNINKIGHFTDWVIGHVHLGALGWNGFMAFGVIYYLVPIMWRTKLWSVKLANWHFWLGTLGIIFYAVPMYISGFTQGLMWKQFNPDGTLMYKNWLDTVTAIIPYFKMRFLGGAFYISGAILMIVNVIATVRKGSFQKEVPAEAPALANIGNKRKEGEGTHLWLERMPVLLGILSFFTISIGSSVEIIPTLSLKKSVPTISAVKPYSPLELEGRDIYIREGCNACHSQMIRPFRDEITRFNGKNGQYSKAGEFVYDRPFLWGSKRTGPDLHREGGKNPSSWHYKHMYNPRSTSAGSIMPRYPWLIATNLDRSKMVDKMKLMKNTFEVPYTKAEIDSANSWADNQSKKIVKDIFSEANDLKVAYAKRPQGELEKKEIVALISFLQRLGTDIKTTEIKTASTN from the coding sequence ATGGAAACACAAAAGTTTAGTTATGACAACAGTATTGTCCGTGCGTTCCTTTATGCGACCTTGGTTTTCGGTCTTATAGGATTTACGTTCGGGCTTACGGCGGCATTAATGCTTTTCTACCCGGAATTGCCGGAATTTTTATTCGGTACAGATGATACAACCATCAAAAGCCTTGCATCAGGCAATATTCAAGGGTTAATAAACACTCATGGTGCATTTGGTTTTGGTAGAATCAGAATGCTTCATACCAATACCGTGATCTGGGCATTTGTATGTAATATCGTTTATACCGGTATTTATTACTCATTGCAGAGATTATTAAAAACAAGAATGTACAGCGATACATTATCATGGTTACATTTCTGGACTTGGCAGTTTATGATCGTTGCTACGTTCGTTACGTTCTTTATGGGGATCAATACTTCAAAAGAATATGCTGAACACGAGTGGCCGATCGACATATTAATTGCATTCTCTTGGATTATTTTCGGGATCAACATGTTCATGACCATTGCAAAAAGAAGGGTAAGACACCTTTATGTAGCAATCTGGTTCTACATCGGAACATGGATTGCAGTGGCAATGCTTCATATCTTCAATAACCTTGAAGTTCCTTTATCTTTCGCTGGCTGGAAATCTTATTCGGCATATGCAGGGGTAAAAGATGCTATTGTACAGTGGTGGTACGGTCACAATGCAGTTGCATTCGTATTGACGACTCCGGTTTTAGGTTTAATGTATTATTTCTTACCGAAGGCAGCAGACAGACCGGTATTCTCCTATAAACTGTCCATTATTCACTTCTGGTCATTAATTTTCGTATATATCTGGGCTGGTCCTCACCACCTTCAGTATACAGCTCTTCCTGCATGGGCGCAGGCTGTGGGAACTGGTTTCTCCATCATGCTTATCGCACCGTCATGGGGAGGGATGCTTAACGGACTTCTTACACTGAGAGGAGCATGGGATAAGGTAAGAGAAAATCCTATCCTTAAGTTCTTCGTGGTAGCTGTTACCTGCTATGGTATGGCAACATTTGAAGGACCGCTTTTAGCAACAAAAAATATCAACAAAATTGGTCACTTTACAGACTGGGTTATCGGTCACGTACACTTAGGAGCTCTTGGATGGAATGGTTTCATGGCATTCGGGGTTATCTATTACCTGGTACCAATTATGTGGAGAACCAAACTTTGGTCTGTAAAATTAGCTAACTGGCATTTCTGGTTAGGGACTTTAGGAATTATTTTCTATGCAGTACCAATGTATATTTCAGGATTTACACAAGGTCTAATGTGGAAGCAATTCAACCCGGACGGTACTTTGATGTACAAAAACTGGTTGGATACCGTAACTGCAATCATTCCTTACTTCAAAATGAGATTCCTTGGAGGTGCATTCTACATTTCCGGAGCTATCTTAATGATCGTTAACGTAATCGCTACCGTAAGAAAAGGTTCATTCCAGAAAGAAGTTCCAGCTGAAGCACCTGCGTTGGCGAACATCGGAAACAAACGTAAAGAAGGAGAAGGGACTCACTTATGGTTAGAAAGAATGCCGGTATTATTAGGTATTCTATCTTTCTTCACGATTTCCATCGGTAGTTCGGTTGAAATTATCCCTACCTTATCTCTAAAGAAAAGTGTACCAACAATTTCAGCTGTAAAACCATATTCACCACTTGAACTTGAAGGTAGAGATATTTATATCCGTGAAGGATGTAATGCTTGTCACTCCCAGATGATCAGACCGTTCAGGGATGAGATCACCAGATTCAACGGTAAGAACGGACAGTATTCTAAAGCAGGAGAATTCGTTTATGACAGACCATTCTTATGGGGTTCTAAAAGAACAGGACCGGATTTACATAGAGAAGGAGGTAAAAACCCAAGTTCTTGGCACTACAAACACATGTATAACCCAAGATCTACCTCTGCAGGTTCTATCATGCCTCGTTACCCTTGGCTAATTGCAACCAACCTGGACAGATCTAAGATGGTAGACAAAATGAAGCTGATGAAGAACACGTTTGAGGTTCCTTATACCAAAGCTGAAATAGATTCTGCCAACTCATGGGCAGACAACCAGTCAAAGAAAATTGTAAAAGATATCTTCTCTGAAGCCAATGACCTTAAAGTGGCCTATGCTAAGAGACCTCAGGGAGAACTTGAGAAAAAAGAGATTGTAGCTCTTATTTCTTTCCTTCAGAGATTAGGAACAGATATCAAGACGACAGAAATAAAAACAGCAAGTACTAACTAA
- the ccoG gene encoding cytochrome c oxidase accessory protein CcoG yields the protein MSDIEEIEVRGGQGQVLDPETYRDSIGTMEQSGKRKWVFPRKPKGKYTNYRNIVSYILLIIYFTVPFLKINGNPFFLFNVIDREFFIFGQPFYPQDFFILTLGAIASLIFIIIFTIAFGRIFCGWICPQTIFMESIFRKIEYLIEGDRNKQMKLDRQEWNSEKIWKRSLKWTVYIIISLIITHFMLMYIVGYKEIFRIISEGPFAHPTNFIVMVLFTAAFYFVFAWFREQVCTLVCPYGRLQGVLIDKDTINVFYDFKRGENRSKWRKGEDRKAAGKGDCIDCHQCVVVCPTGIDIRDGQQLECVNCTACIDACDEVMEKVGLPKGLIRYASENEIENQTQFKFTGRMKGFAVVLVLLVGFLGFLLYNRGEMEAKFIKPAGSTFFVRDGKITNTYNYTFLNKTNDKKIVTIKVIEPAHGEITYSASSKIQVDRDKISKGTINISFPENDMKLSKQNITIGVYDMKGKLVDSYQTYFEGPFKLQF from the coding sequence ATGTCAGACATAGAAGAAATAGAAGTACGCGGCGGACAGGGACAGGTTCTGGACCCTGAAACTTACAGAGATTCTATAGGGACAATGGAGCAATCCGGTAAGAGAAAATGGGTATTCCCAAGGAAACCAAAAGGGAAATACACCAACTATAGAAACATTGTAAGCTATATTTTACTTATTATTTATTTTACGGTGCCATTCCTGAAAATTAATGGCAACCCGTTCTTTTTATTTAATGTTATCGATAGGGAGTTTTTCATTTTCGGACAGCCTTTCTATCCACAGGACTTTTTTATCCTGACTTTAGGTGCCATCGCCTCTTTAATATTTATCATCATTTTTACGATTGCATTCGGAAGAATTTTCTGCGGATGGATATGTCCTCAGACAATTTTTATGGAATCTATCTTCCGTAAAATTGAATATCTTATTGAAGGTGACCGAAACAAGCAAATGAAGCTGGACAGACAGGAGTGGAACAGCGAAAAAATCTGGAAACGAAGCCTTAAATGGACAGTTTATATCATTATTTCATTAATCATTACCCACTTTATGCTGATGTATATCGTAGGGTATAAAGAAATATTCAGAATTATATCAGAAGGGCCGTTTGCCCACCCTACCAATTTCATTGTAATGGTGCTTTTTACTGCAGCATTCTACTTTGTATTTGCATGGTTCAGGGAGCAGGTTTGTACGCTCGTTTGTCCATACGGAAGGTTACAGGGTGTATTGATTGATAAAGATACCATCAATGTTTTCTACGATTTTAAAAGAGGGGAAAACAGATCAAAATGGAGAAAAGGAGAAGACCGTAAAGCAGCCGGAAAAGGAGATTGTATCGACTGTCATCAGTGCGTGGTAGTATGTCCTACAGGAATTGATATCAGGGACGGGCAGCAGCTGGAATGTGTAAACTGTACAGCTTGTATCGATGCATGTGACGAAGTTATGGAAAAAGTAGGCCTTCCAAAAGGTCTGATCAGATATGCATCCGAAAACGAAATTGAAAACCAAACTCAGTTTAAGTTCACGGGAAGAATGAAAGGCTTTGCTGTAGTTCTGGTTCTGCTGGTAGGATTCTTAGGATTCCTTCTTTACAACCGTGGTGAAATGGAAGCAAAATTCATTAAACCGGCTGGAAGTACATTTTTTGTGAGAGACGGAAAAATCACCAATACATATAATTACACGTTCCTTAATAAAACCAACGACAAGAAAATCGTTACGATAAAAGTTATTGAGCCTGCTCACGGAGAGATCACTTACAGTGCATCCAGCAAAATCCAGGTAGACAGGGATAAAATATCAAAAGGAACCATCAATATAAGCTTCCCGGAAAATGATATGAAGCTTTCTAAACAGAATATAACCATCGGGGTATACGATATGAAGGGTAAACTTGTAGATTCTTACCAGACTTACTTCGAGGGACCATTCAAACTGCAATTTTAA